The Euphorbia lathyris chromosome 8, ddEupLath1.1, whole genome shotgun sequence genome has a window encoding:
- the LOC136202543 gene encoding uncharacterized protein isoform X3, translating to MALQPDLVLFTGDFGNENVQLVQSVAELKFPKAVILGNHDSWSTKRFSQKKKDGVQLQLECLGEEHVGYGRLDFPTLKLSIVGGRPFSCGGQQLFRKELLSVRYGVQDMNVSARRISNAAVGTPKDHLVIFLAHNGPTGLGSNLNDICGKDWGIGGGDHGDPDLAQAIGHLKESTELNIPLVVFGHMHKELAYGNGERQMIVVGDDKIIYLNGAIVPRVKRNEDEQRSSNSETSQFTGQSRGTRRAFTLVEIDEEKVEKITETWVCVTGDMSSVEEEQVLFECRK from the exons atGGCATTGCAGCCGGATTTGGTGCTTTTTACAG GTGATTTTGGTAATGAGAATGTCCAGCTTGTCCAGAGTGTTGCAGAGCTTAAATTTCCCAAAGCAGTTATTTTGGGAAATCATGATTCGTGGAGCACTAAAAGGTTCTCGCAGAA GAAGAAGGATGGTGTTCAACTTCAACTGGAATG TCTTGGTGAAGAGCATGTAGGTTATGGGCGTTTGGATTTTCCCACATTAAAACTTAGCATTGTTGGTGGACGGCCATTTTCTTGTGGCGGTCAGCAGCTATTTCGGAAAGAGCTTTTATCTGTAAG ATATGGAGTCCAAGACATGAATGTAAGTGCCAGGAGAATCTCTAATGCTGCTGTGGGCACTCCAAAAGACCATTTGGTTATATTTCTTGCACATAACGGGCCAACAG GTCTTGGTTCTAACTTGAATGACATCTGCGGAAAAGATTGGGGTATTGGAGGTGGGGATCATGGTGATCCag ATCTAGCACAAGCCATTGGACACCTAAAAGAGAGTACTGAATTGAATATCCCACTGGTCGTGTTTGGTCACATGCATAAAGAGCTGGCTTATGGAAATGGGGAGCGACAGATGATTGTAGTTGGTGATGACAAGATTATATACCTGAATGGGGCGATTGTTCCTAGAGTTAAAAGAAATGAGGACGAACAAAGATCCTCAAATAGTGAAACCTCACAGTTCACAGGACAGTCTAGAGGCACACGAAGGGCGTTTACTTTAGTTGAGATAGATGAagaaaaagttgagaaaattaCAGAAACTTGGGTTTGTGTAACAGGAGATATGAGCTCAGTTGAAGAGGAGCAGGTATTATTCGAATGCCGTAAATAG
- the LOC136202543 gene encoding uncharacterized protein isoform X2 — MMIGVLKKIQKLFNFCSRIWCFLQAGDFGNENVQLVQSVAELKFPKAVILGNHDSWSTKRFSQKKKDGVQLQLECLGEEHVGYGRLDFPTLKLSIVGGRPFSCGGQQLFRKELLSVRYGVQDMNVSARRISNAAVGTPKDHLVIFLAHNGPTGLGSNLNDICGKDWGIGGGDHGDPDLAQAIGHLKESTELNIPLVVFGHMHKELAYGNGERQMIVVGDDKIIYLNGAIVPRVKRNEDEQRSSNSETSQFTGQSRGTRRAFTLVEIDEEKVEKITETWVCVTGDMSSVEEEQVLFECRK, encoded by the exons CCGGATTTGGTGCTTTTTACAGGCAG GTGATTTTGGTAATGAGAATGTCCAGCTTGTCCAGAGTGTTGCAGAGCTTAAATTTCCCAAAGCAGTTATTTTGGGAAATCATGATTCGTGGAGCACTAAAAGGTTCTCGCAGAA GAAGAAGGATGGTGTTCAACTTCAACTGGAATG TCTTGGTGAAGAGCATGTAGGTTATGGGCGTTTGGATTTTCCCACATTAAAACTTAGCATTGTTGGTGGACGGCCATTTTCTTGTGGCGGTCAGCAGCTATTTCGGAAAGAGCTTTTATCTGTAAG ATATGGAGTCCAAGACATGAATGTAAGTGCCAGGAGAATCTCTAATGCTGCTGTGGGCACTCCAAAAGACCATTTGGTTATATTTCTTGCACATAACGGGCCAACAG GTCTTGGTTCTAACTTGAATGACATCTGCGGAAAAGATTGGGGTATTGGAGGTGGGGATCATGGTGATCCag ATCTAGCACAAGCCATTGGACACCTAAAAGAGAGTACTGAATTGAATATCCCACTGGTCGTGTTTGGTCACATGCATAAAGAGCTGGCTTATGGAAATGGGGAGCGACAGATGATTGTAGTTGGTGATGACAAGATTATATACCTGAATGGGGCGATTGTTCCTAGAGTTAAAAGAAATGAGGACGAACAAAGATCCTCAAATAGTGAAACCTCACAGTTCACAGGACAGTCTAGAGGCACACGAAGGGCGTTTACTTTAGTTGAGATAGATGAagaaaaagttgagaaaattaCAGAAACTTGGGTTTGTGTAACAGGAGATATGAGCTCAGTTGAAGAGGAGCAGGTATTATTCGAATGCCGTAAATAG